The Oreochromis aureus strain Israel breed Guangdong linkage group 15, ZZ_aureus, whole genome shotgun sequence genome contains the following window.
TGTCTTTGAGGGTGGATGCAgtcttttggttttcttttagtAATAGAGAATTTTACTCTCCTAAAAGGGAATTTATAGGACTATCTTTTTACTTTTATAATACCTGttggttctttttttaacagttatttccaaataatttgtcttttttttaagatactGACCCGTGGAGAGTTTATGGGCTTGGATGAAGACACTAACTCAGTACACTCCTCTGCTccggttgttgttgctgctccTCATCCAAGAGAGACATTCACATATGTCTATAGAGCTAGTGTGTTTGGCGAGTGCTCTGCCTCGTGCAGCGGAGGCATGCAGCATCGTAGTGTGGAGTGTGTAGTTGAGGACCCAGTGAACCCCCGTGTGGTTGACGAGACTTACTGCATTGCCCAGCGCCTGCAACGGCCACCGAGTCAGCAGGCCTGCAACATGCATCCATGTACTGCAGAGTACAGTGTGTCCAGCTTCAGTGTGGTATGTCGCCTAAGGTCAAAAACTATCATATTTGAACTATCCTAATGATATGAAACAGAATGAGAGCAGGATTTATGGTATTTAAGTTGATAGTATTTAAGGTAATATTAATCCGACTATGATTTTCAGATctgtaaaaacaataaaacacagtaGTTATGTCTACTTAGACCATCTttgccattttaacatttttttttttttgctgtaacaGCGTTCACTGACACAACACTTATCTTGGATAGAGTATGACCTTGTTCATATATGATTGTTACACTGCTTGTATTTATCAACTCAAATCAGTTAAACATATTAACTAAGTTGTTGCATTTGATGGTCAGTGTTCAGCGACCTGTGGAGAAGGACAGCAGACAAGGGAAGTTGTTTGCGTTGGACCAGGAGGTGAACATCTGCCTGATCATGCATGTAGTGGACTGGTTCGACCTCCTTCTGTCCAGGCCTGCCGCAGACCTGCCTGTTACACACGCATAACCTGGCATATGACAGAGTACGGCCTGGTAAGGgaacagaaagcaaaaaaacaaaagctttaaGTGTTATTTTCCTTTCCGCGTTACTATCTTCGTTTATCTCGCAGTGTTCAAGaagttgtggtggtggtgtgagagagaggagagTTGCCTGTTTTGACACAGATTTGAACCCCTACCCTGAAGATCATTGTGGGTTAGCTCACAGACCACATTCTAGGGAGGAATGCAACACGCAGCGCTGCCCTGGGGTGCAAAGTGAGTGACATCTGAATGCAGCAAGTTCTgatcatttttacttttatttatttattttatattgtcaaccttgtttcttttccagCGGTCCCAAGTGTGCAGGACCCAAGGCCAGGTGGAGGCACTATTAGAGGATTTGTGCCCCATATTCCAGAAGAACCTTCAGGTATGAAGAGTGCAATTTGCAGAAATGTTACCATCTTTCTTTGCATGCTTGAGCATGCAATTTCTTTATATGTGGCACTACAATATAAGACCACCCTTGTCTGTAATAGAACCTCATAGTATCATATCatcccaatagagcacttttcTCTCAGACTGCAAGCTTGCTTGTAGTTTCtacagtttttaaaagcagaatgggaggcagagccttcagcatTCAGGTCCCTCTCCTGGGGAACCAggtcccagtttggatttgggggAAGTTTACTTTTAAGACTAAGctcaaaatgttcttttttgaTGAAGCTTATAGTTGAGGCTGGATTGGCTGACCCTGAAGCAGATCGTAGCTATACTGCTATAGGGCACAGACTGCTTCAAGAACTTATACAGACTACACACCTCTTTTCATTGCCCACATGTTTACACACCACTGCAGCACCAAATTTTGTCTTCTCTGTCCCGTAGTCTGTATTTAGTCCTGTCTCTATGCTCTTACCCACTATTGCAAAATGGTTCGTCATATGGGgttgtttgatttttggggTTTGCCTTATAGTACAAAGCTCCTTCGGGCGTTTGTTCTTGTGATTTGGTActactgaattgaattgaactaatCTGAACTGAACTGATATTACAGTGCTGAATAATGAATTAATGAACATTTAGAGCAGAAGTGCATACACAGACACTCACCCACACAGACATAGCAGTGTTTCACAACTCAGAGTGCATTTTATATATGTGAAATCAAagccactgtaaaaaaaataaataaaagtttgttaagttaaggcaCAGACAGTAATTTCAGTATTGTAACACAGTTGAGGTTTCTTCACGCAATAAAGATAATGTACGCTTTTGGCATGTTGTAATTGTTGCTGTCTAGACTATGACTGTGCTGCCCTCCCATTGCCTTCTTGTATTTCATAGACAAACAGAAAATTCCAAACTTGTTTAGCCCAATTTCCATCTTAGATAACCGGAGGTAAGCCACAAGCTCAAACACATccatttctttttgcttttatgAAGCATTTTCTGTATtataaaagttgttttttaaaaaaaaaataaaaacagcaacaacaaacttTTCATGACTAATCTTTTATTACCTACAAagaatgacctggatgactgagaacctacacagacttATTAAGAAATGTTAttcaaaagcttttaaaattaGAAAGGAACGCATGCATAGAGGATATTTGACTTCATTTGTTTACTTGCTTTAGTTTCAAGGCCAGCTACAAACACTGTGTATGACCCTTACCCTAATGAGGTGAGACCTCACTGTACGCAGTCGCCTTATGGCTGCTGTCCTGATGGCCGTACCTCTGCCACGGGGCCCAGGAACCAGGGCTGCTCACAAGAAGACTGCGTCCGCACTAGGTAACATGAGTACCTCTAAACaatattttacagaaaatgcaGACGAAAGTGATGTGAAAGTGTCGAGgaattttttttcccaattttcacactgaaatttaaaaaaaagaatcatcgTCTCTGTTTTAGGTATGGCTGTTGTTTGGATGGGGTGACACCGGCTCAAGGATTCGGACAGGCTGGGTGTCCTGAGTACCAGACTGTGGTAGGAATCACATTATTAACTGATTTTATGAGCCAGTCACAGTTAACCTTTCTGAATAATATAACAGCTGTGTATATAAATCTGGTGATGACCTTCACttagtaacaaagtatttgccAAGTTTACTAAATTTGAGTGTTCACCAAAAAGATAAGGTCAATTAGAAGCACTACAGGGATAAAATATCATGTGTTTTTAGAGCATTATTCACAATAACAACCATAAGAAAGTATCTTTGTCTCTGCAAAACAATTATATAATCATATATGTAATGCTTAATTTTTCTTTcaccatttaaaatgtctaacaATTCCAGTTCTTTTTCTGCAGACCACACTACAAAAATAATGTATGTATTGCTTTGTTTTCTCCTATATCAGCAGCACCCATCACCCACTCCTCCATCCACTGGCAATGTGTGCTCCCTGCCTCGTGATGAGGGCCCCTGTGAAACCTGGATGGTCCGGTTCTGCTATAATCCTGCCACTGCCAAGTGTACCGAGTTCTGGTACGGAGGCTGCCAGGGCAATCCCAACAACTTTGTGTCCATGGAGGCATGCCAACGAGAGTGTGGAGGTGTGGAAAGGGTGCCTGTATCCACAACTTCAAGAGAAACTACAAGGAGAGCGACACTCAGGGATCTTCTGAGAGCAAGGCCATAACCACACATGCCACTGATATCTCCAAAAGTGCCCAGTCATGCTCCCGCTTTGAAGAAAATCAAGTGATTTTGGTACACAAATGCAGCCTATAGTGTACAccccaaataaagaaaaaaaagaaaagaaaaactaaccacattatatatttcatttaaacatttttaccaTCACAAATGTTATAGCTCTTGGCCCTGATTTCACTgtctttcagtttgtttttgtgatcTTCACTATGTCATTGTATGCTTTTTTGCCCTGTAAGTTGGgattaaaacaaaactaatttCTTTGTAATTACTCAAATTGAATCATATATCCAATTAATAAATGTTCAGCTATGGtgtaattttgaaaaaaaaaaaatgctttatttgcATCTTCATTTCTTGTCGGACATCATTACTGACATGTCAATACATAAGCAGGATAATAGTAAAAGCTACTCTGAGGTGCTCCCAAGTtcacaaggggtcaccacaACAGCTAGCTCCAAATGTATGCTGGATGTCTTTCCTGATGCAAACCTGAAGAGATTTGTGTGTCCTTTCAGTGATGAATGAGAGATCTTTCTATGTTATGTGAATGGGTAAACAGCTACACTATAATTGCTACAATttagatttacatttttttacacATGAAATAATTAGCAAGTGAGCTCACAAACTCATTAGGAAagtaatttattaatttatttccCACAAACTTCTGTACAACCAGAAGTCTTTTATGCAGGAGACTTGCAGGGGCTGACAAAGCACTCagcccctgctggccattaaaaagTAAGGCACCTTTAGATCGCTTCTCTGCTGACTACACTTTTCAACCTGGATCTTTTACGATGTCTATGATAATTTAAAAGAGAGAATttagaataaataatgtgtacCTTCACAAACAAAGTCTACTGAAAAAAATCACCTTTTAATCATTACCGTAGCATTATcggacttttattttgaagcaaaAACTATACTTTGGAGGGACTCAATTTTACAACCGGAAGAGTTCTTTTTCACTTCccctaagttttttttttagaccaaACAGCTAAATCGCACGGGGTTCTGAGAAGTTACGCTGAATacgattttttttcagttttgcatAGCCAGTAAATAGCGAGGCTTTGCGTTGAAAACAGAGAT
Protein-coding sequences here:
- the paplnb gene encoding papilin b, proteoglycan-like sulfated glycoprotein isoform X1, yielding MNILQVLGLLQLLAVPAFTLTRSTHDYWGEFGAYGSCSRSCGTGVAVRTRKCITSRTDGGHNCIGSSKSFRTCNTHECPVSSRDFREEQCSQFDRMDFNGKRYTWLPHYGAPNPCELNCVPRGEDFFYRHRTAVVDGTPCYMGRSDICVDGVCRILTRGEFMGLDEDTNSVHSSAPVVVAAPHPRETFTYVYRASVFGECSASCSGGMQHRSVECVVEDPVNPRVVDETYCIAQRLQRPPSQQACNMHPCTAEYSVSSFSVCSATCGEGQQTREVVCVGPGGEHLPDHACSGLVRPPSVQACRRPACYTRITWHMTEYGLCSRSCGGGVRERRVACFDTDLNPYPEDHCGLAHRPHSREECNTQRCPGVQTVPSVQDPRPGGGTIRGFVPHIPEEPSVSRPATNTVYDPYPNEVRPHCTQSPYGCCPDGRTSATGPRNQGCSQEDCVRTRYGCCLDGVTPAQGFGQAGCPEYQTVQHPSPTPPSTGNVCSLPRDEGPCETWMVRFCYNPATAKCTEFWYGGCQGNPNNFVSMEACQRECGGVERVPVSTTSRETTRRATLRDLLRARP
- the paplnb gene encoding papilin b, proteoglycan-like sulfated glycoprotein isoform X2, which translates into the protein MNILQVLGLLQLLAVPAFTLTRSTHDYWGEFGAYGSCSRSCGTGVAVRTRKCITSRTDGGHNCIGSSKSFRTCNTHECPVSSRDFREEQCSQFDRMDFNGKRYTWLPHYGAPNPCELNCVPRGEDFFYRHRTAVVDGTPCYMGRSDICVDGVCRILTRGEFMGLDEDTNSVHSSAPVVVAAPHPRETFTYVYRASVFGECSASCSGGMQHRSVECVVEDPVNPRVVDETYCIAQRLQRPPSQQACNMHPCTAEYSVSSFSVCSATCGEGQQTREVVCVGPGGEHLPDHACSGLVRPPSVQACRRPACYTRITWHMTEYGLCSRSCGGGVRERRVACFDTDLNPYPEDHCGLAHRPHSREECNTQRCPGVQTVPSVQDPRPGGGTIRGFVPHIPEEPSVSRPATNTVYDPYPNEVRPHCTQSPYGCCPDGRTSATGPRNQGCSQEDCVRTRYGCCLDGVTPAQGFGQAGCPEYQTVHPSPTPPSTGNVCSLPRDEGPCETWMVRFCYNPATAKCTEFWYGGCQGNPNNFVSMEACQRECGGVERVPVSTTSRETTRRATLRDLLRARP